A genomic stretch from Corynebacterium faecale includes:
- the dusB gene encoding tRNA dihydrouridine synthase DusB: protein MTLKIGPFDLASPVILAPMAGVTNVAFRTLCREQELQRTGTISGLYICEMVTARALVERNEKTLHMTTFAPDENPRSLQLYTVDPQYTYEAAKMIVDENLADHIDMNFGCPVPKVTRRGGGSAIPYKRRLFENIVSAAVRATEGTDIPVTVKFRVGIDDEHHTHLDAGRIAVDAGAKSVALHARTAAQRYSGEADWNEIARLKEHLADTGVPVLGNGDIFAADDATRMMEQTGCDGVVVGRGCLGRPWLFAELSAAVRGEAIPEEPTFGEVTRIILRHAELLMQHDGELKGIRDLRKHMGWYLRGFPVGGEFRANLARVSTYVELEDLLAPWADATDRAEDADGARGRKGSSAKVALPDGWLDDPEDDTVPVGAEMENSGG, encoded by the coding sequence GTGACTCTGAAGATCGGACCCTTTGACCTCGCTTCCCCGGTGATTCTGGCCCCCATGGCCGGGGTCACCAATGTGGCATTCCGCACGCTGTGCCGTGAGCAGGAACTACAGCGCACCGGGACGATATCGGGGCTCTATATCTGTGAGATGGTCACGGCGCGAGCCCTGGTGGAACGCAATGAGAAGACCCTCCACATGACCACTTTCGCCCCGGATGAGAATCCCCGCAGCCTGCAGCTGTACACGGTTGATCCGCAGTACACCTATGAGGCCGCGAAGATGATCGTGGATGAGAACCTGGCTGATCACATTGATATGAACTTCGGTTGCCCGGTGCCCAAGGTCACCCGCCGTGGTGGTGGCTCGGCGATCCCGTACAAGCGTCGCCTCTTTGAAAACATCGTCTCCGCCGCCGTCCGCGCGACCGAGGGCACGGACATCCCGGTCACCGTGAAGTTCCGCGTGGGCATTGACGACGAACACCACACGCACCTGGACGCCGGACGCATCGCCGTGGATGCCGGCGCCAAGTCAGTGGCCCTGCACGCCCGCACCGCAGCCCAGCGTTATTCCGGTGAGGCTGATTGGAATGAGATCGCCCGCCTCAAGGAGCACCTGGCTGATACGGGTGTGCCTGTTCTGGGCAATGGAGACATCTTCGCCGCCGATGATGCCACCCGCATGATGGAACAGACCGGCTGCGATGGTGTGGTGGTCGGACGCGGTTGTCTCGGCCGCCCCTGGTTGTTCGCGGAGCTCTCCGCAGCAGTCCGCGGCGAGGCCATTCCGGAGGAACCCACCTTCGGTGAGGTCACACGGATCATCCTCCGCCACGCCGAACTACTCATGCAGCACGACGGTGAACTCAAGGGCATCCGCGATCTGCGTAAGCACATGGGTTGGTACCTTCGCGGCTTCCCGGTCGGCGGGGAATTCCGGGCCAACCTGGCACGTGTCTCCACCTATGTGGAACTCGAAGATCTCCTGGCGCCCTGGGCGGATGCCACCGACAGGGCAGAGGACGCCGATGGGGCCCGCGGCCGGAAGGGATCTTCCGCCAAGGTGGCACTTCCCGACGGCTGGCTGGACGATCCGGAGGACGATACCGTGCCGGTGGGCGCTGAGATGGAGAACTCAGGAGGCTAG
- a CDS encoding phosphate signaling complex PhoU family protein: protein MRIAYRQQLDQFAHDLIILCDLTRDTMAKASDALLRSSLASAEDALSNADQLEEIRLRCEVQAVELLALETPLARDLRQVVSSIYIVEDFSRMGALGMHVANAARRRHPEPVVPAEFQGYIQELARLVDEMTDKIRQILINPNADIALDLASDDDAVDDLHHHLMRILTARPWKYSARNAVDLALLSRFYERFADHTVNVAARIVYLSSGLQPKEYMRKRKHDEIEADVERRWMELERQFSSRQINPGTQGH, encoded by the coding sequence ATGCGTATTGCATACAGACAGCAACTCGACCAGTTTGCACATGACCTGATTATCCTGTGCGACCTCACCAGGGACACCATGGCGAAGGCATCGGATGCCCTCCTTCGCTCCTCTCTGGCGTCCGCGGAAGATGCCCTGTCCAATGCCGACCAGCTGGAGGAGATCCGCTTACGCTGTGAGGTGCAGGCGGTGGAGCTCCTCGCACTGGAAACCCCTCTGGCCCGCGATCTGCGCCAGGTGGTCTCCTCCATCTATATCGTTGAGGACTTCAGTCGCATGGGTGCGCTCGGAATGCATGTGGCCAACGCGGCCCGGCGCCGTCACCCGGAACCTGTGGTACCTGCCGAATTCCAGGGGTATATTCAGGAGCTGGCTCGCTTAGTGGATGAGATGACGGACAAGATCCGTCAGATACTCATCAACCCGAACGCAGACATCGCTCTTGACCTCGCCTCCGATGATGACGCCGTGGATGATCTCCACCACCACCTCATGCGGATCCTCACCGCGCGGCCGTGGAAATACAGCGCACGCAACGCGGTGGACCTGGCCCTGTTATCGCGTTTCTATGAGCGTTTCGCTGACCACACGGTGAATGTGGCTGCCCGCATTGTTTATCTCTCCAGCGGCCTCCAACCCAAGGAGTACATGCGCAAGCGCAAGCACGATGAGATCGAGGCCGATGTGGAACGCCGCTGGATGGAGTTGGAACGCCAGTTCAGCAGCCGCCAGATCAACCCCGGCACGCAGGGCCACTAA